Proteins encoded in a region of the Streptomyces sp. NBC_00513 genome:
- a CDS encoding NAD(P)/FAD-dependent oxidoreductase produces the protein MARDDRPVWEARGPWAPGGGRAPGEAPRVIVIGAGIGGLSTGCYAQMSGAETRIFERHVLPGGCCTAWSRKDYVFDYCIEWLTGTGRDNDASRVWRELGALDGKSIANFEMFNTVTDESGRSVTFYNDPDRLEAHLLELSPGDARPIRAFCRDLRRFTRINLYPFLTPPPLQSAGERLAMLRTVLPSFALLWRTAVTRMEKFCDRFEDPLLRRAFPFIFFQDHEVFPLLPYLFNMASAFHLNAGFPQGGSLGLSRSVEERYTALGGRVDYRARVERVLVENDRAIGVELRGGERHFADHVVSACDGVTTIEGLLGGRYSSPRIDKLFTEMTSRPDMLYPGVVSVFVGLDGELDPDARHSTTYLLSDEDSAALPGVLQKSLVVQMRSRYSDGFAPPGKSVVHCTYFSDYDSWKRLRTTDRKAYWARKQEVADFVRGFLERHHPGIGDAIEVVDVASPTTTERYTGVRGGSILGWKSFTPADDVITGLINKDRMRLPGLDGFSMAGQWFGGGSLIRAAASGRFVTQYLCRELGIDFRAWESGGTVPWHPDRLGRLPQLESRRVR, from the coding sequence ATGGCGCGTGACGACAGGCCCGTGTGGGAGGCCCGGGGCCCGTGGGCCCCGGGAGGCGGTCGCGCCCCGGGAGAGGCGCCTCGGGTGATCGTCATCGGCGCGGGCATCGGCGGCCTCTCCACCGGCTGCTACGCGCAGATGAGCGGAGCCGAGACCCGGATCTTCGAGCGGCACGTCCTGCCCGGCGGCTGCTGCACGGCGTGGTCGCGCAAGGACTACGTCTTCGACTACTGCATCGAGTGGCTCACCGGCACGGGACGCGACAACGACGCCAGCCGGGTCTGGCGGGAACTCGGCGCGCTCGACGGCAAGTCCATCGCCAACTTCGAGATGTTCAACACCGTCACCGACGAGAGCGGCCGCTCGGTCACCTTCTACAACGACCCCGACCGTCTCGAAGCGCACCTCCTGGAGCTCTCCCCGGGCGATGCCCGCCCGATCCGTGCGTTCTGCCGGGACCTGCGGCGCTTCACCCGGATCAACCTCTACCCCTTCCTGACGCCGCCCCCGCTCCAGTCCGCGGGCGAGAGGCTGGCCATGCTGCGTACGGTCCTGCCGTCCTTCGCACTGCTCTGGCGCACCGCCGTGACCCGTATGGAGAAGTTCTGCGACCGGTTCGAGGATCCGCTGTTGCGCCGGGCGTTCCCGTTCATCTTCTTCCAGGATCACGAAGTGTTCCCGCTGTTGCCGTACTTGTTCAACATGGCCAGCGCCTTCCACCTCAACGCCGGTTTCCCGCAGGGCGGTTCCCTGGGCCTGTCCCGGTCGGTGGAGGAGCGATACACGGCGCTCGGCGGACGCGTCGACTACCGCGCCCGGGTGGAGCGCGTCCTGGTGGAGAACGATCGGGCGATCGGTGTGGAACTGCGGGGCGGGGAGCGGCACTTCGCCGACCATGTCGTCTCGGCCTGTGACGGCGTCACGACCATCGAGGGGCTGCTCGGGGGCCGCTATTCGAGCCCGCGGATCGACAAGCTGTTCACCGAGATGACGAGCCGCCCGGACATGCTCTACCCGGGTGTGGTGTCGGTCTTCGTCGGGCTCGACGGCGAACTGGACCCGGACGCCCGACACAGCACCACCTACCTGCTCTCCGACGAGGACAGCGCGGCGCTGCCCGGGGTCCTCCAGAAGAGCCTCGTCGTACAGATGCGCTCGCGCTACTCGGACGGATTCGCCCCGCCGGGCAAGTCCGTCGTCCACTGCACCTACTTCAGCGACTACGACTCCTGGAAGCGGCTGCGGACCACCGACCGCAAGGCGTACTGGGCCCGCAAGCAGGAGGTGGCCGACTTCGTGCGCGGTTTCCTCGAACGGCACCACCCGGGGATCGGCGACGCCATCGAGGTCGTGGACGTGGCTTCCCCGACGACCACGGAGCGGTACACCGGCGTACGGGGCGGCAGCATCCTCGGCTGGAAGTCCTTCACCCCGGCCGACGACGTGATCACGGGGCTCATCAACAAGGACCGGATGCGCCTGCCCGGCCTGGACGGCTTCTCCATGGCGGGCCAGTGGTTCGGCGGCGGCAGTCTGATCCGGGCCGCCGCGAGCGGCCGGTTCGTCACCCAGTACCTGTGCAGGGAACTCGGCATCGACTTCCGCGCCTGGGAGAGCGGCGGCACGGTCCCCTGGCATCCGGACCGGCTCGGCCGGCTGCCCCAACTCGAATCCCGCAGGGTGAGGTGA
- a CDS encoding NAD(P)/FAD-dependent oxidoreductase, with product MIIIGGGLGGLSTGAYGRMNGYRTRIFEMHEIPGGCCTGWGRGEFTFDACISWLLGNGPGNEMHQIWLELGALQGKEMRHFDVFNTVRGRDGRTVYFYCDPERLESHLLSLSPADARAIRSFCAGLRKFIACLPTYPFLKPVALMSRRERWRMLAGFLPYFNLFRTSMSVLMTEYSTRFKDPLLRDAFNYILYERHPGFPVLPFYFQMAAQAHRSAGVPEGGSLGLARSIEQRYLSLGGEITYNAMVEEILVKDDRAVGVRLSDGQEHYADIVVSACDGPTTLLDLLDGRYLEGEYATLYRETLHRPGMVFPGYTSVFLGLRRPFPDADPTTTHLLDEATASRLTGIRHPSLNVQFRSRFYPELSPRDTSVIYATYFSDTAPWRELAEGPERLSRARRGTELHTLPVRRGKAYALAKRRTRDAVVDFLDELHPGLRDSVAVRDTCTPLTQIRYTGSFEGTFLGWQPFVESGEAMEELVKKNGPVLPGLENFYLSGVWATTGGLIRAAAAGRQVMQFICRDDGIGFTASVDTSAPLPTHVDIPVGPHR from the coding sequence ATGATCATCATCGGTGGGGGTCTCGGTGGTCTCTCCACCGGCGCGTACGGCCGGATGAACGGCTATCGCACCCGGATCTTCGAGATGCACGAGATTCCGGGGGGCTGCTGCACCGGATGGGGCCGCGGCGAGTTCACCTTCGACGCCTGCATCAGCTGGCTGCTCGGCAACGGCCCGGGCAACGAGATGCACCAGATCTGGCTCGAACTCGGAGCGCTCCAGGGAAAGGAGATGCGCCACTTCGACGTGTTCAACACCGTGCGGGGCAGGGACGGCCGCACCGTCTACTTCTACTGCGACCCCGAGCGGCTGGAAAGCCACCTGCTGTCCCTGTCCCCGGCCGACGCCCGCGCCATCCGGTCCTTCTGCGCGGGCCTGCGCAAGTTCATCGCCTGCCTGCCGACGTACCCCTTCCTCAAACCGGTGGCGCTGATGAGCCGCCGGGAGCGCTGGCGGATGCTCGCCGGGTTCCTCCCCTACTTCAACCTCTTCCGCACGTCCATGTCCGTGCTGATGACGGAGTACTCGACCCGCTTCAAGGACCCGCTGCTGAGGGACGCCTTCAACTACATCCTCTACGAGAGGCACCCGGGCTTCCCCGTCCTGCCGTTCTACTTCCAGATGGCCGCACAGGCCCACCGCTCGGCCGGGGTTCCCGAGGGCGGCTCGCTGGGCCTGGCGCGCTCCATCGAGCAGCGCTACCTGAGCCTCGGCGGCGAGATCACCTACAACGCCATGGTCGAGGAGATCCTGGTCAAGGACGACCGGGCCGTCGGCGTGCGCCTCTCCGACGGTCAGGAGCACTACGCCGACATCGTCGTCTCGGCCTGCGACGGCCCCACGACCCTCCTCGACCTGCTCGACGGCCGCTACCTGGAAGGCGAGTACGCCACCCTGTACCGGGAGACCCTGCACCGGCCCGGCATGGTCTTCCCCGGCTACACCAGCGTCTTCCTCGGCCTGCGCCGCCCGTTCCCCGACGCCGACCCCACCACCACCCACCTGCTGGACGAGGCGACGGCCTCCCGGCTGACCGGCATCCGGCACCCCAGCCTCAACGTCCAGTTCCGCAGCCGTTTCTATCCCGAGCTGTCGCCCCGGGACACCAGCGTCATCTACGCCACCTACTTCTCCGACACCGCGCCCTGGCGCGAGCTGGCCGAAGGACCGGAGCGGCTCAGCCGTGCGCGCAGGGGAACGGAGCTCCACACCCTCCCGGTCCGGCGCGGCAAGGCCTACGCCCTCGCGAAGCGGCGGACGAGGGACGCCGTCGTCGACTTCCTCGACGAGCTCCATCCGGGGCTGAGGGACTCCGTCGCGGTGCGCGACACCTGTACCCCCCTGACCCAGATCCGCTACACCGGCAGTTTCGAGGGCACCTTCCTCGGCTGGCAGCCCTTCGTGGAGAGCGGCGAGGCGATGGAGGAACTCGTCAAGAAGAACGGACCGGTCCTGCCCGGCCTGGAGAACTTCTACCTCTCCGGGGTGTGGGCCACCACCGGCGGTCTGATCCGCGCGGCCGCCGCCGGACGTCAGGTCATGCAGTTCATCTGCCGGGACGACGGCATCGGCTTCACCGCCTCCGTCGACACCAGTGCCCCCCTGCCGACCCATGTCGACATCCCAGTCGGCCCGCACCGCTGA